A window from Streptomyces sp. NBC_00299 encodes these proteins:
- a CDS encoding VOC family protein, producing MDWTLELIGVPVTDLDRAKSFYKDQCGFNVDIDAPFFDGARFIQLTPPGSRCSIVLEAGMPDAPGQSRMAPGSLRGLQLCVTDIEAARAELVERGIDVTPVMHVGASGWAEGRGEVKWTSFLFFQDPDGNGWAVQEAPAPLAER from the coding sequence ATGGATTGGACCCTTGAGCTGATCGGTGTGCCGGTCACGGACCTGGACCGGGCCAAGAGTTTCTACAAGGACCAGTGCGGTTTCAACGTCGACATCGACGCGCCGTTCTTCGACGGCGCACGCTTCATCCAGCTCACCCCGCCCGGATCCCGCTGCTCCATCGTGCTGGAGGCCGGAATGCCGGACGCCCCGGGCCAGTCCCGGATGGCGCCCGGCTCGCTCCGGGGCCTTCAGCTCTGTGTCACGGACATCGAGGCGGCAAGGGCGGAGCTGGTGGAGCGCGGGATCGACGTGACGCCGGTGATGCATGTGGGCGCGTCCGGCTGGGCGGAGGGCCGGGGCGAGGTGAAATGGACCTCGTTCCTGTTCTTCCAGGACCCCGACGGCAACGGCTGGGCGGTCCAGGAGGCCCCGGCCCCCCTCGCCGAACGCTGA
- a CDS encoding GNAT family N-acetyltransferase, with product MAMPEERFPALGRRSDQALFAGSSDRPLTTRGVTEADLPELLRVDREVFPEEPYPYFVLRQHFDVHGDRILVLDDGDCLHGYVLFVTTSDGYVCWVLSLAVSADQRGRGLGKRLMLEVLRQLRRERVHEVRLTVEPANAAAIMLYRTLGFAAEGGVRRDYLGPGEDRLIMVLGLA from the coding sequence ATGGCCATGCCGGAGGAACGTTTCCCTGCTCTGGGCCGCCGCTCCGACCAGGCGCTCTTCGCCGGCAGCAGCGATCGGCCACTGACGACGCGAGGAGTCACCGAGGCGGACCTGCCCGAGCTCCTGCGGGTGGACCGGGAGGTGTTCCCCGAGGAGCCGTACCCCTACTTCGTACTGCGCCAGCACTTCGACGTCCACGGCGACCGCATCCTCGTCCTCGACGACGGGGACTGCCTGCACGGCTACGTCCTCTTCGTCACCACCTCCGACGGCTATGTGTGCTGGGTCCTGAGCCTGGCCGTCAGCGCCGACCAGCGCGGCCGGGGGCTGGGCAAACGGCTGATGCTGGAGGTGCTGCGGCAGTTGCGCCGGGAGCGGGTGCACGAGGTGCGGCTGACCGTGGAGCCGGCGAACGCGGCGGCGATCATGCTGTACCGGACCCTGGGGTTCGCGGCCGAGGGCGGGGTGCGCAGGGACTATCTGGGGCCCGGGGAGGACCGGCTCATCATGGTGCTGGGGCTGGCCTAG
- a CDS encoding SCO2523 family variant P-loop protein produces MLIFAASDKGGTGRSVTSANLAYHRAMAGDDVCYLDFDFGSPTAAAVFDVGDARQATEDRGLHAYLIGEVSEPARIDVWAETEHQVLRFPPPGCGRLVLMPGDVSGGEFATSDDNLRRCVDLLMNLYYEFDLVVVDLSAGRSYAVDMVLEATAQPEMSEVTARWLVFHRWTRQHVEAAASLVFGKRGIVAGGADRGHNEETLRNAIRFVRAAVPDPESPLWSQVSPTQSAWMRKTDGDLKQLASTHGIGYSQVLGSVPLEPVLQWREQLITDEDVLDSQIANQETWQALSRLAGRLTDDKYWEQA; encoded by the coding sequence GTGCTGATCTTCGCCGCCTCCGACAAAGGAGGCACCGGGCGCTCCGTCACGAGCGCCAACCTCGCCTATCACCGGGCGATGGCCGGGGACGACGTCTGCTATCTGGACTTCGACTTCGGCTCGCCGACCGCGGCGGCCGTCTTCGACGTGGGCGACGCCCGCCAGGCCACCGAGGACCGCGGACTGCACGCCTACCTGATAGGGGAGGTCAGCGAACCGGCCCGGATCGACGTCTGGGCCGAGACCGAGCACCAGGTGCTGCGCTTCCCGCCGCCCGGCTGCGGCCGGCTGGTCCTGATGCCCGGCGATGTCAGCGGCGGCGAGTTCGCGACCAGCGACGACAATCTGCGCCGCTGCGTCGACCTGCTGATGAACCTGTACTACGAGTTCGACCTGGTCGTCGTCGACCTCAGCGCCGGCCGCTCCTACGCCGTCGACATGGTCCTCGAGGCCACCGCACAGCCCGAGATGAGCGAGGTCACGGCCCGCTGGCTGGTCTTCCACCGCTGGACCCGCCAGCATGTCGAGGCCGCCGCGAGCCTCGTCTTCGGCAAGCGCGGCATCGTCGCGGGCGGCGCCGACCGGGGCCACAACGAGGAGACGCTCCGCAACGCGATCCGCTTCGTACGGGCGGCCGTACCCGACCCCGAATCGCCGCTGTGGTCGCAGGTCTCGCCCACGCAGTCGGCGTGGATGCGCAAGACCGACGGCGACCTCAAGCAGCTCGCCTCCACGCACGGCATCGGCTACAGCCAGGTCCTCGGCTCGGTGCCGCTCGAACCGGTTCTGCAATGGCGTGAGCAGCTCATCACCGACGAGGACGTGCTCGACAGCCAGATCGCCAACCAGGAGACCTGGCAGGCACTGAGCCGGCTCGCCGGCCGTCTGACCGACGACAAGTACTGGGAGCAGGCGTGA
- a CDS encoding SCO2524 family protein, giving the protein MQIKPRQHLLDIWQAVARHSFDGGEWEWGEWGNESSVADAERLLCLLYPATEIPAFRLDDPDTTQEDVQQVLKRAGGRLEVPANLVTAMADFMRAHTGEDKRPTFAGGYYFGSADKAREVTEEQRQLGVVDSFSMSITLCLATLGFLKIYETRTRRSDVKETIAELRLATSNRLTAAMVSLLRSFTVNVFDVDASQGRTLCELLGQGRLSQRQVLSKFQNRFRSLRAAINESVFLGIDVQEGLKDENQLFECGWAWSMVKDAPEVETDEPIGPQPEGVANAVPYLYFTVVALDGIQDLFSDRTLTLGLLNTEQQKLAEALRLRWELTQQYWSRIARFDDDRWPLEDIPWRTTGQKLESEYFSLSVAAILVHDLMRRRATDDDLTRTVGIMERLAERGRITSRMTRDDPMVEELHNLGVALPLQGSERLGPPMTWSMTDFSAQLLKRTVQLCTLSRSLASHDRLLRLAEDIFDHMWSRRIRDGEGVGLWDNVHAAYPQAEIQKRRVPVSWSITERVTEVMVQAHDMYRQPPIRSLELTELARALLSESAHLLGNEQMEPAPTDSGRHGMELRNIEVKLRRARSLVDEQPGTAYALTLDVLGQLDSLARAREAADRGV; this is encoded by the coding sequence ATGCAGATCAAGCCACGCCAGCATCTGCTGGACATCTGGCAGGCGGTAGCCCGCCACTCTTTCGACGGGGGAGAGTGGGAGTGGGGCGAGTGGGGCAACGAGAGCAGCGTGGCCGACGCCGAGCGGCTCCTCTGCCTGTTGTACCCGGCCACCGAGATCCCCGCCTTCCGGCTGGACGACCCGGACACCACACAGGAGGACGTCCAGCAGGTCCTGAAGCGGGCCGGCGGACGGCTGGAGGTCCCGGCCAACCTCGTCACCGCCATGGCCGACTTCATGCGGGCGCACACCGGCGAGGACAAGAGGCCGACCTTCGCCGGGGGTTACTACTTCGGGTCCGCCGACAAGGCCAGGGAAGTCACCGAGGAACAACGCCAACTCGGCGTCGTCGACTCGTTCTCCATGTCGATCACCCTGTGCCTCGCCACACTGGGCTTCCTCAAGATCTACGAGACCAGGACCCGGCGCAGTGACGTCAAGGAGACCATCGCCGAGCTGCGCCTGGCCACCAGCAACCGGCTCACCGCCGCCATGGTGAGCCTGCTGCGCTCCTTCACCGTCAACGTCTTCGACGTCGACGCCTCCCAGGGCCGTACGCTCTGTGAACTCCTCGGCCAGGGACGGCTGTCGCAGCGGCAGGTGCTCAGCAAGTTCCAGAACCGTTTCCGTTCGCTGCGCGCGGCGATCAACGAGAGCGTGTTCCTCGGCATCGACGTCCAGGAAGGCCTCAAGGACGAGAACCAGCTCTTCGAGTGCGGCTGGGCGTGGAGCATGGTCAAGGACGCTCCCGAGGTCGAGACCGACGAACCCATCGGACCGCAGCCCGAGGGCGTCGCCAACGCGGTGCCGTACCTGTACTTCACCGTGGTCGCCCTCGACGGCATCCAGGACCTGTTCTCCGACCGCACCCTCACCCTCGGCCTGCTCAACACCGAGCAGCAGAAGCTCGCCGAGGCGCTGCGGCTGCGGTGGGAGCTGACCCAGCAGTACTGGTCCCGCATCGCCCGCTTCGACGACGACCGCTGGCCCCTGGAGGACATTCCCTGGCGTACGACGGGACAGAAGCTGGAGTCCGAGTACTTCTCCCTGTCCGTCGCCGCCATCCTCGTGCACGACCTGATGCGGCGCCGGGCCACCGACGACGACCTGACCCGTACCGTCGGCATCATGGAGCGCCTCGCCGAGCGCGGCCGTATCACCAGCCGGATGACGCGCGACGACCCCATGGTCGAGGAGCTGCACAACCTGGGCGTCGCCCTGCCGTTGCAGGGCAGCGAGCGGCTCGGGCCGCCCATGACCTGGTCGATGACCGACTTCTCGGCACAGCTGCTGAAGCGGACCGTCCAGCTGTGCACGCTGTCGCGCAGCCTCGCCTCGCACGACCGGCTGCTCAGGCTGGCCGAGGACATCTTCGACCACATGTGGTCGCGCCGCATCCGCGACGGCGAAGGCGTCGGCCTCTGGGACAACGTCCACGCCGCGTATCCCCAGGCGGAGATCCAGAAGCGGCGCGTGCCGGTGTCGTGGAGCATCACCGAGCGGGTCACCGAGGTGATGGTCCAGGCCCACGACATGTACCGGCAGCCCCCGATCCGCAGCCTCGAACTGACCGAGCTGGCAAGGGCGTTGCTCAGTGAGTCCGCCCACCTGCTCGGCAACGAACAGATGGAACCGGCGCCCACGGACTCCGGCCGGCACGGAATGGAACTGCGGAACATCGAGGTCAAGTTGCGCCGAGCCCGCAGCCTCGTGGACGAACAGCCGGGTACGGCCTACGCGTTGACGCTCGACGTGCTGGGACAGCTCGACTCGCTCGCCCGGGCCCGCGAAGCCGCGGACCGGGGAGTGTGA
- a CDS encoding SCO2525 family SAM-dependent methyltransferase has translation MTQRSSGDVQLKNKDVRWAAFDPIAYVDHNYRDLQAEDAEILHMIRDHFGDHFRKQGFGPVSGIDVGAGANLYPALAMMPWCEEITLFERSPSNVRYLSRQAESYDRNWDQFWETLCEHEAYNSLGADPRERFRKVVSVEQGDLFDLARYERRWSMGTMFFVAESMTTSHQEFSLGVERFMRALAPGAPFAAAFMEHSRGYHAGEHFFPACDVGESEVRASLEAFAGDFKVQRLESAAEVRPGYSGMIVAYGWRNSDALIPIG, from the coding sequence ATGACCCAGAGATCGTCGGGGGACGTCCAGTTGAAGAACAAAGATGTGCGCTGGGCGGCGTTCGACCCGATCGCCTACGTTGATCACAACTACCGCGACTTACAGGCAGAGGACGCGGAGATCCTGCACATGATCCGGGATCATTTCGGCGATCATTTCCGGAAGCAGGGCTTCGGCCCGGTTTCCGGTATCGACGTAGGCGCCGGCGCCAATCTCTATCCCGCACTCGCCATGATGCCGTGGTGCGAGGAGATCACCCTCTTCGAACGCTCGCCGTCCAACGTCCGGTACCTCTCCCGCCAGGCCGAGTCCTACGACCGGAACTGGGACCAGTTCTGGGAGACCCTGTGCGAGCACGAGGCGTACAACTCCCTTGGCGCGGACCCGCGTGAGAGATTCCGCAAGGTCGTCTCCGTGGAGCAGGGCGACCTCTTCGACCTGGCGCGGTACGAGCGCCGGTGGTCCATGGGGACCATGTTCTTCGTCGCCGAGTCGATGACCACGTCCCACCAGGAGTTCTCGCTCGGCGTCGAGCGTTTCATGCGGGCCCTCGCCCCCGGCGCCCCCTTCGCGGCCGCCTTCATGGAGCATTCCAGGGGCTATCACGCCGGTGAGCATTTCTTCCCGGCCTGTGACGTGGGAGAATCCGAGGTGCGCGCGAGCCTTGAGGCATTCGCGGGCGACTTCAAGGTTCAGCGACTCGAATCCGCGGCCGAGGTGCGCCCCGGATATTCGGGAATGATCGTCGCCTACGGCTGGCGAAATTCGGACGCGCTCATTCCGATCGGCTGA
- a CDS encoding alpha/beta hydrolase, with amino-acid sequence MKQIAKSAALIAAASGVVFGLVTPLTASAAGSPASLKWTKCEGEGLDPRQQCATLAVPMDYSDPGGPKIDIAVSRIRSENPAARRGALLMIPGGPGGDSLGHPSDKGKLMPQEVRDAYDLIGFAPRGNAPSTPVSCDVDDVDLTVDRRLPWPAPDGSVTENLAMARRLGDACARNGGELIKHISTLNNARDVDSIRAALGERKLSAWGVSYGTYIGAAYTELFPQRTDRIVLDSSDNPDPVAAERAWLRAFEVGVEDNFPEFAKWASRPGNPDRVATTPAKVRSRFLALAARLDREPMPWPGADPAELSGNVLRATMLNSLYDPDDYPVLAKLMPAAEKGTLPPAPPSPPQTALQNYMAVGAGTICNDAAWPESPAVYEKGVAESRAKYPLTAGMPRNALPCTAWPWQPREAPLRVTDRGPSNVLMLQNERDVATPLSGALKLREAYGRRAVMVVNDSTGHDAYLNNGTACGDAAVSRYLVTGERPARDMYCK; translated from the coding sequence ATGAAGCAGATCGCGAAGAGTGCCGCCCTGATCGCCGCCGCCTCCGGAGTCGTCTTCGGGCTCGTCACCCCTCTGACCGCGTCCGCCGCCGGCTCGCCCGCGTCGCTGAAGTGGACCAAGTGCGAGGGCGAGGGGCTCGATCCGCGCCAGCAGTGCGCGACCCTCGCCGTCCCGATGGACTACTCCGACCCCGGCGGCCCGAAGATCGACATCGCCGTCTCCCGTATCCGGAGCGAGAACCCGGCCGCCCGCCGGGGCGCGCTGCTGATGATCCCCGGCGGGCCCGGCGGGGACAGCCTGGGCCACCCCTCGGACAAGGGGAAGCTGATGCCGCAGGAGGTGCGGGACGCCTACGACCTGATCGGGTTCGCGCCGCGCGGCAACGCGCCGTCCACCCCGGTCAGTTGTGACGTCGACGACGTCGACCTGACCGTGGACAGGCGGCTGCCCTGGCCCGCCCCCGACGGCTCCGTCACCGAGAACCTGGCGATGGCCCGGCGCCTGGGAGACGCCTGCGCCCGCAACGGCGGCGAGCTGATCAAGCACATCAGCACGCTCAACAACGCCCGGGACGTCGACAGCATCCGGGCCGCCCTCGGCGAGCGCAAGCTGTCCGCCTGGGGCGTCTCCTACGGCACCTACATCGGCGCCGCCTACACCGAGCTGTTCCCGCAGCGCACCGACCGGATCGTGCTGGACAGCAGCGACAACCCCGACCCCGTGGCGGCGGAGCGCGCCTGGCTCCGGGCGTTCGAGGTGGGCGTCGAGGACAACTTCCCCGAGTTCGCCAAGTGGGCCTCCCGGCCCGGCAACCCGGACCGTGTCGCCACCACCCCGGCCAAGGTGCGCTCGCGCTTCCTCGCCCTCGCCGCCCGCCTGGACCGCGAGCCGATGCCCTGGCCGGGCGCCGACCCGGCGGAGCTGAGCGGCAACGTGCTGCGGGCGACCATGCTGAACAGCCTCTACGACCCCGACGACTACCCGGTCCTGGCGAAGCTGATGCCGGCCGCCGAGAAGGGCACGCTGCCGCCGGCGCCGCCGAGCCCGCCGCAGACGGCGCTGCAGAACTACATGGCGGTCGGCGCCGGGACGATCTGCAACGACGCCGCGTGGCCCGAGTCGCCGGCCGTGTACGAGAAGGGCGTGGCCGAGAGCCGGGCGAAGTACCCGCTCACCGCGGGCATGCCGCGCAACGCCCTGCCGTGCACCGCGTGGCCGTGGCAGCCGAGGGAGGCACCGCTGCGGGTGACGGACCGCGGGCCGTCCAACGTCCTGATGCTCCAGAACGAACGGGACGTGGCCACGCCGCTGAGCGGCGCCCTGAAGCTGCGGGAGGCCTACGGCCGGCGGGCCGTCATGGTGGTCAACGACTCCACCGGCCATGACGCGTACCTGAACAACGGCACCGCGTGCGGTGACGCCGCCGTCTCCCGCTACCTGGTGACGGGCGAGCGTCCGGCCCGGGACATGTACTGCAAGTAG